TGTGAGTATCGTCATCGCAACTAAAGGTACAACTGCAAAGTAAATGAACAAGCACAAGCTTTTTAAATTCAATATCTGTATTAGTTTCTTGAAAGTGAAGCCAATTTAACTATCAATATTTCATGTTAGATaagtcttttaaaaattaatataaatatatttttagttggTGTGTATAGTAAATGATGAATATTTCTTGTCTTAATCAtggaaaactttatattttaaaggaataaGCTTATGTAAggtgttaattttaaatgtattgttaGGTAAAGTAAGGCTACGACTAGTTGAATGAGTAGGCCAAATCCACACTTAGTAGTTTTGAACTTGCTCATTAAATTGTGATAATTGTTATTGCTTGTCTTCCCTTCAAGAACTGCTTTGTGTTGTTgaccaatgtaaaaatttacaaacatcacCATCAATCATTATCAGGTATCAACTGGAGTTTAAGTAGATAGTTGGTTCTGCTTTAATTTGTTAATATGTTTGCATTGCCTATTAAATGTTCTGATATAATTGATTAAAATCATATAGAATAAAATACACAGTTTTTATTATGGACAGTGGACATGTGTAATTTGTGTGTATGTATAGAGTGATGTGGTCAGGAGATGCATTTTGAGTTATTAAATGAGGAAAGATGGGCGCTACGGTATTTAGTGAACATAGACCCGACGGAGACTCAGTCCTCGGGGCGTGGCATTGCCTGTGTGAAAGTGTGATTCGTATCTCCCTAGCGCAATTACCTCGAGGTACCAGGACCTGGTCCACTCTCGGCTTAAGTGGGCCCTTATGTGTCCCACATAACACTGGGCTTGCTGTAAGTGGTCTGCACGTAGCCTCTCTGCTTGGAACAGTTTGTAAATGGCCTTTCAATatcgtttaaaatatatttacttaatccaaTATTTAAAGTGCACTCGAGCTTCTAGAACTCAGTACATTCAATCAGCTTGGTTGAATCCAGCACGGCCGAGTGCACAGCGACCCTGTGGACGGCGAGGGACGCAGGCGTGAGCAGGGTGACGTGCAGGGTGACGTGTGGGGTGACGTGCGGGGTGACGTGTGGGGTGACGTGTGGGTTGCAGGGCGGCGAGCTCGGGCTCTGGTTGCCGCTGCGTGGATTCTCAGCGCCATCTTCTCCATCCCCATCATAATACTCTATGAAGAGAAGTACGTGCAAGGTGAGTGCAAATGTCCGCCGTGGTTTCGCCACTTGTTCACGAACTAGCtactagggttttttttttttttttttttccatttatgaaGTTATTATGTATGTGTGAAGTAAAATCTCGATACAGtaacttattttcaaaaatggaacattattttgaattacttaaataataaaacatttaaagttaAAGTGGTTCAAGTGGTATTTAAGTTTAGTGATGTTTGATAGGGTTCTTCCCATTAAGTGTGCTTTAGGCAGAAGCTTTTCCACTCTTGGTtgtggaatgattttttttttctctccttggGCTTTATGTCGTGTTGGCAGCAAAGTAACCGCAACAACACAGTTCATGGAACTAATGGGGAAGCTAGACACCATTCCAGCATTTGTGTGCAGCGATCTGGGAAAACTGGAAAACCGCAATCAGGAGAGCCGAACCAGAATTCTAATCCGGGTTGTCTGGAATGAGTCCACGTGTCACACCATTCCATTTGTGGGACCATCTCTGCATTTTGTGCTTTGTCTGGTGTTGGCCAGCCGTGGGAGAAACTCATCATGACCAATTACTAGAGAcaagtccaatttcatttttgaaacagattttggtgttattgtttttatttttataaatactgttttgtaatactttctccacaaaaataaagtatttatgtgcctcatttttcaataaaataaattgtaataaatttatctgaaacagatacattcaggataataaaaataaattgcaaaaatttgtggttcaaaagtttaaaaaatgcacaattattaaaacacattaaataaatttttttcttgatctATGCACATTGGTACATTTTTGTCCGGAAATAATGACGTTCCTTGAATTTCATACGTTAAAAGATTATTTTTGCAATTTGAATTCAGTTTTGTTTAAGTGCTGCTTAAtcccatgatataacttgcatttcagttcTTTAAGTGTATTAACTAACATTTGGGTGTTTTGCGGTGTATTGAAATGtgttttggtgttatttcggttttatcacaattcaccatataatcttgtcccaaCCATTTAACCTATCTTATATCTAGGTAGGTCGGACCAGAAAATATAAGCATAAGCTAATGAGGAAAACCTTGCCATAGTCGTGTTGTGTTGCAATTATGTAATGCTTGTGTGTAGCAACAGCCGTTGGGCTGGGCGAAAATAGCTATTCTACAGGATGATGAGtcagaatttattttattattttttttttttgtgattcaccaATGTCGCCACCCACCTGGCTACCGACAAGCACCTGATAGTGTGGAAGGAACTTGGGACGAGTGTCCAGAGCTGTGACGTGTGACACGAAGGCAGGAGAGGGGGGACCGGAGACCGAGCGGGCGGAATGTGGGCTGACGCAGGCAAGCTGCAGTGCTGGATCGACTTCCCCGAGCCGTGGCAGTGGCAGCTGTACATGACCAGCGTGGCGGTGGCCCTGTTCATCGTGCCGGCCATCATCATCTCCGCCTGCTACACCATCATCGTGCTGACCATCTGGAGCAAGAGCAAGGTGCTGACGCCCACCGGCCGCCCCCGCTTCTCCACCCGCAGTACGTAGCCTGGTTGCGCGCCTCTGTGCCTCTCTGTCCCGGGCGCTGGGAGCCAGTTAGCCGTGTGGCTGGTTAGCTTTGTTTGGCCACCTGGGACATCAACACTTTTTTAAGATGGTCTTGTATGTGTTGCGAGCACAATGTTTATTGTCGGACATTCGACACTCTTTAAGTTATACAGGCCACACCTGTCCTTTATCTGGAATACAATTGTTTTGCGCTGCACATGATTGCAGACTATTCTGATGTGTATTTTGTGATATATGTCTCGAAAGAACTAATTACAAGCACTCTACGTAATATACAAGAaccataaaattttgaaaataagttttgTAGAAAATGGTGATAAATGTCAGTCTGTCTCGGTAAAAACTGCACAGATTACTAGTATTAATGTAACGTAATGTaatgaataattatttactattcaaaaatgaagtaataataaacagATTAATGATGGAGTCTATCTTTAGGTGAGGTGATGTACGTGGAcagagtaaaatttattttgtttttcctgCTAAGATATCAAAAAAACAGTTATCGGAACGTAAACTGGTACTCTTGTGTGTTTAGACAATCTCCGCTCCACCCGGAGACCTTCGGATGACCAGGATTCTCGCAGAGCCAGCTCTCGTGGAATCATTCCTCGAGCCAAGATCAAGACAGTCAAGATGACGTTCGTCATTGTGTTCGGTGAGGTGGAATATCAATACTGCATTTTGCTAACTTAACTATGCAGAAAATTTTCTTGAGGGTTTTACTGAAGGTAATGCAAGTTGGTTTACATAAAATGTTTCaacatacacaaaatattttgcttgGAGAATAGAAGGTTAAGTCTTTTATGGTCATGATGTTGGTGtgcataaatttttaataaataaaaagttatgacTGGAAATATGCTAAACCATCTTGCATCTTCATGTGTCCTGGATTCAAAGCAATGTTCTGGGTGCCACAGACAAGGGTGCAGAAACACGGACATCTTGCCCTTACCGGGCCATCAGGACGTTCCAATGTATGTGCAACCAAAAGACGAGCTCGGAGTCCACTGGTTGCTGTGCACGCTCACTGAGACTCCAGCCCACGGGTATCGTTACCATGCCTGGTGGCTAACGTAGGCGCCCATCCCCGGTCTCAGGGGTATACACGACAGTGCCAAACCACTGGGTAGGGAGATGCACGGGGTGGATGAAAAACCTATAGGTTAGATGTGAAAACAACGGGGTAATTCTCGaagaaaaaataacttaaaagcaGTCTTTTATTTGTATATAGTAGTGTATTTTAGACACTTATTTGAATAGATACCTGTGCTAGTTTCTGTCTAGTTAAAACCATCTCACTCAGATGTGATTAGTGTCTTTCCACAAGTTCACGCATGGGCACGACGAGGATGTGACAACTGCAAATGTTTCACTTGTTGCAACTTCTCCCCCCTTGCAGCTATCACAATCGATTCCCAGCGAGGTCAGACCAGGATTTTTCACAAGTGCAGTGTGGTGGTGGGGTGTACTCGCTCACGAGCGCCTCCGGTCGTGCGTTGTCGCAGTGTTCATCTTGTGCTGGAGCCCGTACATCGTGTTCGACCTGCTGCAAGTGTACGGCCACGTGCCGACGACGCAGACCAACATCGCCATGGCAACCTTCATCCAGAGCCTGGCGCCCCTCAACTCCGCAGCCAACCCGGTCATCTACTGCCTCTTCTCCACCCACATCTGCCGCACGCTGAGGTACCGTGCGACCACGTTCGTGTTAGAGATTACCATTTGTCATACTGAAACCACAAAGCCATCGGAGGGGTGtgcaggagggggagggggagggcggGGCAAACCCCCAGGGCCTAGCACCAAGGTGGGCCAGCGTGAGTACACTCTGATAgcacaaaaattacaattatattgcTTATAAAATTCATCAGAAACCTTAAAAGCCAGGAAGTTATTTTTCGTTCACGTTTACAAATGTAGCCACAATAACTTCtagtgtttagtttttttttttttttgtgaggtttgAACAATTGTATATTGTTTTCCTCGATGGCCCTGGCAAAACCACAGCCTTGGTAATGCTGTCTCAAACATATGTCAGTTGTACTCAGTTTTTCATGAGCTTCCCTTGCTGTAAATCATagcaattttaaattatgtacatatttttttcaaatcacaCTAACCTGGAATATTCTTTTTGGGAGCTGAGCATCTTTTTTTTTGACTATCAGTTTAACTATCCAGGAAATGCATCCACAAATCATGACCACTCACTGGATTGCTGATCATAAAGCTTAATAGTTCAGCATggcattaataaattttcacctACAAAATCTTACACCCCCATCCACACTGAGAATTCCATAATATCTATGATGCAAGACCACAGTCACCCTGACACCAGATCCAATTTTTCTGGCATTCATTTAGGTgcacttataaaaaaaacactttggagTCAGTAGCGGATCCAATGGGGGCACCAGGggaaagtgccccccccccccccccccccccccaccaccgaaAAACCAgctgtctgctacattaatattgccgacaaaaatgattgtttctgaaaccaataaaatattttaatataattaatgaatttcttgtagaatcataaaatgtggtggttggatgttatgtgtagtgtgagtagattaaatacaaatttagtaattttaagacattttttctctggctattctgaaatcctagtgccccctccgaggtgaacctctcaATCCGCCACGGTTTGGAGTATTAACTTATTTTTTGTAGTGGTAACTGCAATAATGATACCAGGAAATGTGGTTTCCAATACTGAGAACGTATCAGATTTCAAAAGTCACAAGTACAAGGGTCATTCAATAAGTAATGAGACAAATAGATGTAGctaaaaaactgtttatttaatcaaaattaaaatttacctaTTTTTCAACATAATCCTCCTCCCTCTTCCAACACTTGCATTTGTCTCATCATTCTCTTAAGTTGCATATGCCCCTGGCATAAAATTCTTTTGGCTGCTTTCGGAGCCCAATTTGCACCTGAATCTTGACTTCTTCATTGGAGCCAAAATTTTTGCTGCGTATAGCTTCGTTAAGGGGACTAAAAATATGAGTCTGATGGGAAGATAtctggactgtaaggagggtgtgAAAGAATCTCCCAGCCCAGTTTTTGAATGCATTCTTGTTATCCGTGCTGTATGTAGCCGTGCATTGTCGTGAAGCAAAATCACACCTTTTTTCAAAAGTCCACTACGTTTAGTACGAATTGCaggctttaatttattttctagcGTATCAGTGTAATACTGACTGTTGATTGTTTGTTGGTCTTCAAGAAAATTGCATAAAATAGGGCCTTGTGagtaccagaaaagcgtaaggatCAATTTTTCAGCAAATGGCTGGGTCTTAAATTTTTTCTGCGTTGGAAAACTTGTATGTTTCCACTCAAGGCTTTGTATCTTCGACTCAGGCTCGTAATAGTGAATCCATGTCTCATTGCCCGCTACAATTCTTTCAAAAAAAGCTTCTTTCTCAGTGGAGCAATCTTTCAACCGTTTACTGATTTGAAGCCTCATTTCTTTGTGGGTGTCCATAAGTTGTCTCGGCACTCAACTCGCACAGGTTTTCTTGTATTGCAGTTTATTTTCAATGATGTTATGGACAGTTCCAACACTTGCAGACACTTTTGCAGCTATAATTTTAACAGTGATTATGTATTCTGTGTTCTCGGATTATTACGTCAATGTGAGATTCAAAGGAGGAAGTGACAACTTCGACTGGTCGGCCACTTCGCTGCTCATCACAGAAACTTTTGTGACTACTTTTAAATTGTTCTAACCACTTGTAAATGTTCAAATGGTTTAAACAAATGTTCCCATACACTTTTAACATCCTTGCATGGATATCACTACCTTTAACACCTTCCGCGACTAAAAATTGAATCATGACATGTTGTTCTTCCATGGTGCAATTCTCAATCAGACTTGACATCTTGAACTGGTTATGTTTACAATATCTTATCAAACAGCTGATCAGAAGTCATTGCAAGGATGTCAACTTAAACTTTTGAAAGTTTCACATTTATTAAATACACAATTTTGAGCTACATCGATTTGTCTTTTTACTTATTGAATGACCCCCATACATATACTGATTTCAAAGCAGGCGGGAAATATTATTCTCCACTGTCATGGATGCGTGAGGATTGTAGTAGTGTTTAGCATTacagtttagtattttttacttCACTGTCTGGTGTATGGACTTAGGTCAGCTGCTAAATTGGTTCCTTTTCAAAGGTTGTAAAGTATTTTTTGATGACTTATTATGTAAGCGAATGAATGAAAAGTTGATATGAACATCTAATGATTCTCCGATGGTTTTTGTGTTGGACTTCAGCATAACAGCGTTAATGTGGGCTGTCCCCAGGAAAGTGCCGCCCTTCAGCTGGGTCGCCATGGGATTGTCCCTGTGCTTCCCCAGCATGCAGTCCCGGGACGGACGCTGCTTGCGCTACGGGACGGACACCAGCTCCACGGTGACGGAAACGCTGACCCAGCAGTCGTCCCGGCGCTCCGCATCCAACAGCACGTCTTTGCGCCACGTGCTGGTGCGAGCCCCTAAAGACACCACGCCTCGGCACGCCAACATCGCCATGTCCGTCGTGTAGCAACCACACCAAAGATACTGCTTGGGCACAACCAAGTCACAAGTTCATCAATGCTAAAAGATATTTGTAAAAACTTCCTCGAAATGACATTCCTACGTTACATGCCACACaacttaaaatattaagtttagtGAACGGCTGCGTTTATCAAGTTAAGGTGACAGTGACAGTACACCAGTATTATTTTAGCTGTTGCATTTCCATGCAGGCGTGTACTCACTGTACCTAATAGCTGGTTGTCTTTGAAATACCAAATGTAAAGTTACTCATTGTTAAGTGTAGCTGAAGTTGATGAAATGATACAACTAATCTCACAGCATCTCACAGATGAGCGTACGTACATAATCTCAAGTTGTCACGGACCAAGGCCGGGGCCCAATTTGGATAACCTACAGTGTGTGCAGTGTGCTGACCACGCTAACAGCGTAAAAGCTTCAAGAAAGCATTTTGCCCGAACAACACTAGTACAGACCATGTACAGTTGCTGCTATTTATTAATGTTGCTGTTAAAGGCGATCAGGCCCTGCTGTCTTGGATTTTTcttaagttcaatttttttgAGTTATTTATTCAAAGTTCAGGCATGACAGggcataaaaaaatactttgcctATATAACTTATTGTATCCTGATGGTTACAAACACGTTACAGCCTGATActgctaaaataaaaattactgattactTTGCAGAGCATAGTGATTACATCAGTCCACAATTATTGAAATGaatactgtatttacctgaataAAATATGCACAAGTAGTCGTATAATGTGTGTTGATAGAGCATTGTGCACGACGTATTCAAAACTAGACAATGCCGCATGAAAACACTGCGTAGCACAAGTTTTGTCACACTCCAAGGTTGGTGAACCTGCTATTGCTTAATGGACGATGAACATCTTACACATGGTTTGTGAGTGTGTTTGTGAGTAAGATGTTGCTATGTTACAGAAGGTACAAGGTTTTGATCATTTATGGTTGCTGAAAAACCAAAAATGCTCAGGAAATGGGAAATTTTGCTGTGGGAAAAGAAGTATGTTGTCAGGGAAAGTTTTATAAGTGACtggaaagaggaaaaaaaaaggaggggggggggggggggggatttttttgAGTGACATTGGTAttgcaattattaattttatttgaagggtaagaatttgtgtgtgtgtgtttcttcaacaattttacaatttatttaatttactatcCTTGTAATATAGCATTAATTTTGATAATTTGTGACAAGATATATTAATGTAGCTtcactacagtaaaaaaaatcagCTGCGGACATAGTCTTTTTAGATCCTTCTTAAATACGGTAAGTGCACAAAGCTAGGCCCCTTGTCATGTGACACAATATTGTAAAAACCAAGATAGCAGGGCCTGAGTGAAACCTCTTCATAATGCCAACTTGATTTGGGACCTGAATAGGCTTAAATCAAATGTAAAAACTGTACTTAAATGTGTAAAGTAAATACAATATATAACTGCATTTCTCATGTGAATAttgtgtgtaaataaatgtatagaagtccataaaaattgttttattttataggtATCACTTTTATTTCATTCTTATACAATTTTATGGTCATTGGAggttctaaaataattttaagtagtTTGAAATGTATTAAACactttaaataactaaacatgattaattttgaattttggtgttatttcaataaataaaaatgttttgaaatcaaACATATAAAGTGTTTTAGCACATTCACGCACATtatataccttaaaaaaaaaaaaaaaaaaaaaaaaaaaaaaaaaaaaaaaatgctaacaaaatatatttaaagtacaCCTACTGTTACGATACACTAGCTGGTAAAATGTCTGGGTGAAAATACATTTACTTAAGATACCAAGCTATGAAACTTGGTCTTTTTAACATAAACCATTATATTTACATGTTTTTTGGTTTAAGTTTGACTTTTTCACTTTCCAAATGTTTTTTTAGTGTATCCATTCTTTCATGTTCTAACAGGCAATTATAGAAATTTTCCATGAGAATACTAATCCTAAAGGTGTAAAGTTCTAACGCAACACAGTATTTACACATGGACAGTTATTGCGATAAGCACTTGTTATTGTAGCCTGGCTACAACGGACATAAACTTAATCCCATTCCTTTGTTTATAGCCCCTGGGAAATAAATGTTTCTGTAGTAGGTAGTGTGcaatcataagaaaaaaaaacccatatataaaaaataaaatctataatagCTTAGATACCTCGaaattaacacaaataaattttatctcCTTTGCACTGTCATGTCTATAGCAGAACTCCATTGTGGGAACATTAGAAataagagaaaataatatttggcACAATCTAGTCAACACATGCAATtccttatttattaaataaagttctcAAATGAAAACATTGTGGCTAGAAGGGCATTCCGTGTAATGATTAGCCAAAAAACGTATCCCGGTTTTAGCATTGACGTATTAAGCAACAGTTAAACCCAGAGAAAACTTTACTTAATATTAACCTGGGCTTGTGTAATGTTCCTGGCatgagagggagggggggggggggggggggggagagacaaaGGAGGAAAAAACCTTTCGTAAGGATATATTGATTCAGAAAATTTTGAGGGGCATgtagctagaaaaaaaaaaccaaatgaaaACCAAATTGTAGGTACAGTTTGAAAATATAACTTGCACGATACACAGCACTCATATCTGGATACCTATAGAATTATTGAGCAGTTCTCGAGTAGACTAGGATTCGGTACAAACGTAACAATTGATgtgatgattttattttttcccttaagTCTTCTAGTTTAACACATTATTTAATagtataaaactaaaatatataaactgCACATTCAAAGAAAACTAGCATTTCACAGGgaaaatttatgtttttctttatccCTTCTCCCCATTGATAAACAAATACTATAGTGTGTTTTCTACGAATGTAGCGAAAACATGGTAAAACATAACACACAGGAGACCttctttgaaaattattaataaacttaGGTGTATACAGTGTGACAACTTTCGATTTACTTTTTTGTCACTTGGTAGATTACATAATATTACCAAGTGACATAATACAATACAATTTGAGGTATATTTAGTGATATTTAGATAAATTTATGTGCCACTATTAATGTAATTCTAGCCCATGTGATTACTATAGGTCagttcaagttttttttagaatGTATACTAATCAATTTCCACGATTACTATATCAATTCTTTATGATCTCAATCAGTGGATTCCAAACTTCTAAAAGCGGTACTAGGTTTGGaacaaaattacaatttcattttttttaatcaaattctttatttaaaaaatatacaatccTGCACTATTTGACCAATAATGCTCTGAATATTTAAACAAGTGTCTTATTTAAAAGTTTCTTATTTAaacatcacaaatttttttgtagattCCCTGCTGGCAGGCAAAATTACTCTCCCAAATATGCACAGCAGTTGGACTTCTCAGTGCCCGCATGTGGCACACgcaaagagagagacagagtgatCACATGCACCCTGAACacatgaaacacacacacagtacGTGGCAAACAGCAGATCTGAAAGAGAGAGTTGTATGTGAAAACCTATCATCAGGAGCAGAATCACTACAGTCTGATGTATGCAGAAATAACACATCCCCCCCTTTCCCTGGAAAATGAGTGCAAATGTATTTCCATGACAGATTGCTACGAGCCACGATGGTTGCTATCTCAGTTACAtttttctaaactttttttttaaaacctcacAACCAAGCCTAGTTAGAATTAATGTAAGGCATGTTAGAAAACCACGCTCTGAAGTTCAATGCAAAATTTTGGGAAAAACCAAACTATagggaattttataattttgacaaatagGGCACAACCACCTCCATAAGTAACACCCTAAATTGttcgagaaaaataaaaataatactttttttttcatagaaattattaaaaacaaaataatattttcaataagtGTGTATGTGAAGTGTGCTTCCTGACTACCATAAGAAAACCCATTTACAGTATTAATGATGTATCTAAATACAATTCaagtatatttatgtaaatgtCTTGAAAAAAACTTGGacacaaaaaattgtaaaataaaagtacagTGTAAAAAATGTATGcgctaattttttcaaaatatgccTCAAGCACATTTCCTTACTAAGAAACATAAACTTTGAGTTACCAACTAaaaagaaagattatttaacctgttggTGTAATTCCGGAAACTTGTTTACTAAATACATGTCTACCATGAATCACTATTGCCACTGGCACATCCTGGTACACGTGAGGTGAACTAGTCCTGAAAGTTTCTAGTCTTTCTCACCAGAGCTACTGCTGAGTACTGACTTGTGGGATTATATAATATAGACACTGGCTGAACACGGGCATCTGAAATATTTCTGCGCGATAATAATCATTGTACAATTTTAATTGGACTCTGGCAAATAGGCTATTAAAGGTAAGCTTAtcatttttttgtttggttgtattaatttgtcaatttaatttaatgttacgCAAGTGCTGTGGCCATTGTGCCCGCAATGTAATTAAAAAATCGTACATATGAAAAAGAGCCCTACTTAAAATCATACTCAAATTCATTGGAGTTGTTACAATTGAACAGGGTTACATTGAGGGGTGGGTGTACGGGGAACTGCTACATaaataaaagataaataataaGAAAACACAAATGgtaaaagcttcttttttttgtgttgcaaattttaaaacacaaagtTAGGCTGTCACATTTCTAAAAGAAATATCAGTTGTGTGGCCAGTGAATTGTGCACGtgacaatttaaatttcataGCATAGCATGAATCATAAGGGTGTTGAGTTTTACAATCTAACATGGAAGTACAGTACAATGAATACAAATCTACACACAAAGAAACTGCAGAGATAAGAAAACACAACAAAGAAActgcaaaattaaataataaaatggaaaTGACCAGAAGCTACAATAATATGGAAAACCATAACACCAGTGTATTGATGCCAATCTTGTTTTACGCATTCATTGACAATCATTGCAAATGGCGTACAGGAACTACCTGAATATTtgcaagattttatttttttatggcagaTATAACTTTCAATACTTACTTGACATCAACATTAATTACCAAGTACTCTTATTAAAAGCCTTCATCCAAACATTGTCACAGTAATTCAGTAATTCCAAGTCTTTTTATCAAAAGTAAGAACATCTTCGTAtagcacacataaaaaaatacttctaaTATTTGCAGTTATTAATCCATTTTCATGGTAAAACGTTGATAATGATTGCACTTGTAAAATGCTTCCAATTTGCTGATAGACTTGCAGAGCTTCAACAATTACACTTTAAAACTTTGATACAGGAAGCACTTGAAACACGCACATTATAGTCTGCACAGTACGTAGACTCAGACGATAGTATAACCACTGAATTGTACATTAGATCACAATCCTGCCAATTATTGAAGTATTTCATAGCATTAGCTAGCATTTGCACAATTTGAGACAGTAGAATTCATCGCTTGTGTTTGTCTATCACACtacaatttaaagaaaaatattctcTGCAATTTCTCTGCAACTTATAAAATAACAGAaaccaaaaacaaaactttttacaGTGCAAAACCATAAAGCCCATTCCTCGGGATTTTTAATAAACACCAATATTATT
This genomic window from Bacillus rossius redtenbacheri isolate Brsri chromosome 6, Brsri_v3, whole genome shotgun sequence contains:
- the LOC134532786 gene encoding cardioacceleratory peptide receptor-like isoform X3, producing MVDPEEWATPSAAWPTDPGARSYPSTASDAEAGGTTWDDPAATNWSDQVSSTESPLNSFYFYETEQFTVLWILFALIVLGNLAVLVALLLNKSRKSRMNFFIMQLALADLTVGLISVLTDIVWRITVTWHAGNLACKFIRFAQAVVTYSSTYVLVALSIDRYDAITHPMNFSGSWRRARALVAAAWILSAIFSIPIIILYEEKYVQGKLQCWIDFPEPWQWQLYMTSVAVALFIVPAIIISACYTIIVLTIWSKSKVLTPTGRPRFSTRNNLRSTRRPSDDQDSRRASSRGIIPRAKIKTVKMTFVIVFVFILCWSPYIVFDLLQVYGHVPTTQTNIAMATFIQSLAPLNSAANPVIYCLFSTHICRTLRKVPPFSWVAMGLSLCFPSMQSRDGRCLRYGTDTSSTVTETLTQQSSRRSASNSTSLRHVLVRAPKDTTPRHANIAMSVV